A genomic stretch from Phocoena phocoena chromosome 9, mPhoPho1.1, whole genome shotgun sequence includes:
- the HILPDA gene encoding LOW QUALITY PROTEIN: hypoxia-inducible lipid droplet-associated protein (The sequence of the model RefSeq protein was modified relative to this genomic sequence to represent the inferred CDS: inserted 1 base in 1 codon), translating into MKHMLNLYLLGVVLTLLSIFVRLMESLGVLLESPSPGSSWTTRGQLANTDSPTXLPDHPSRGV; encoded by the exons ATGAAGCATATGTTGAACCTCTATCTCCTAGGTGTGGTGCTGACCCTGCTCTCCATCTTCGTTAGACTGATGGAGTCCCTGGGGGTCTTACTGGAGAGCCCATCTCCTGGGAGCTCCTGGACCACCAGAGGTCAACTAGCCAACACAGATTCCCCAA GCCTTCCAGACCATCCATCCAGAGGGGTGTGA